A stretch of DNA from Acidobacteriota bacterium:
ATGGGAATCACCGTCAAGGCCACCAGCAGAGAGGCCAGCAGCGAATAGGTGATGGTCAGGGCCTGATCTCTGAAGAGCTGTCCGGCGATTCCCTCCACGAACACCAGGGGGAGAAACACCGCCACTGTGGTCAGGGTGGAGGCGATCACCGCCTTGCCCACCTCGCTGGTTCCGCGGTAGACGGCTTCGGCAAGGCGCATGCCCGACTTGCGGTAGCGGTCGACGGCTTCCAGCACCACGATGGAGTTGTCGACCAGCATCCCCACGCCCAGGGCGACCCCTCCCAGGGACATGATGTTGAGAGTGATGTCGGTCTGATACATCAAGGCGAAGGTGGCCATGATGGAAATGGGAATGGAGAAGCCGATGGTGATGGTGCTGCGCAGGTCGCGCAAGAAGAGAAAGAGCACCAGAGTAGCCAGCAGCCCGCCCAGGATGGCCGCCGAAAGAACATTGTCGACGGCGCTTTCGATGAAGTCGGCCTGGTTGAAGACCACCTCGTAGTCAACGCCCTTGGGGAAGAGTCCGCCTTCTTGGAGGGCTTTGAGCTTGCGTTCCACCGCCCGCGCCACGGTGACGGTATTGGCGTCTCCCTCCTTGTAGATGGCCAGTTCCACGCTTTCCTTGCCGTTGAGGCGGGCGATGACGTCGCGCTCCTTGGTACCTCTCCAAACCCGGGCCACGTCGCTCAGCAAGACGCGGCGGCCGCTGGTGCTGCGCACGATGATGTTGCGGATCTCCTCCACCGAGCGGAACTGGTTGAGCATGCGCACCAGGTAATTGGCGTCGCGGTCGTAGAGGCTGCCGGTGGCCTGATTGAGGTTCTCCTGAGCCAGGACGGCGGTGACCTCGGTGATGGGAATTCCCAGTTCGGCCAGCCGGCCTTCGTCGATCTCGATGCGGATCTGCTCTTCCAGTCCGCCGATCACCTTGACCGCCGCCACTCCCTCGGTGGACTCGAGGTCTTTCTGCAGCTCCTTCTCGGCGGCGTAGCGCAGACGGCTGAGGCTGAGGTCGCCGTAAAGGCGGACGCGCTGAATGGGATCGAAAGAGGGGTCGAAGCGGAGGATAACGGATTTCTCGGCGTCTCGGGGCAACGTTACGAAGTCGAGCTTCTCGCGTACGTCCAGGGCCGCCAGGTCCATGCGCGTATCCCACGTGAACTCGAGGATGACTTCGGACTGTCCCGAACGCGAGGTGGAGCTGATTCGGGTCAGCCCCGGCACAACGCCTACCGCCTCTTCGACGGGCCGGGTGATCAGCGATTCCACCTCTTCCGGAGCAGCATCAGGATAATCGGTCTGGATGGTCAGGGAAGGGTAGGAAATGTCGGGCAACAGGTTCAGCGCCAACCGGTCCAGGGAAACCATCCCGAAAAGGATCACCGCCACCACGAACATAGAAACGGTGACCGGGCGCTTTATGGAATTCTGGATTGCTTTCATGTTCTCGGCTCGAACAGAAGGGGGCGGAAAGCGCCTGAGGACGCCTGATCCGCACGATTGATGCTTTTAAGGGGAGAGAAAGGCGGCGAAGTCAGCCCTCGATCACCTTGACCTTGGAGCCTTCCTTAAGGGCGCCCTGGCCAGCCGTAACCACCTTCTGTCCCTCGCTCACGCCGCTCACGATCTGCACCCAGCCATTTGAGCTGTAACCGGTTTCGACGTTTTGACGGCGTGCCAGGTCGCCTTCCACCAGGAAGATGTACTCTTGCCCGTCCTCTTCCAAAACGGCGCGTTTGGGAATCAGCAGAGCCTGCTGGCGGGTGTCGGTCTTGATGTCGATGCGGACGAAGGCTCCGGGCTTGAAGAGATCAGAAGCGGCCGGCACCTCCACAGTCACCTTGACCGTGCCAGTGGACTGGTCGACGATGGGCGCGATGCGGTTGACGCGCCCCTGCACCTTGACCTCCTCGCGGGCGCCCAGCACCACGCTAGCGGGCTGGCTGGGCTCGACCTGCATGGCCTCCCGCTCCGACAAGAAGACGTCGGCGTAGAGCGGCGTCAGGTCAGCCAGCCTGAAGAGCGGCTGCAAGGCGCTCTTCGTCTGTCCGGGCTCGACCATGCGCTCGATGACCCGTCCGCTGAAAGGGGCCCTGACTTCGGTGCGCTCGATCTCGAGCTTGGCTTGATTGATCTCGGATTGCAGCTCCGCCACCCGACTCTCGAATTCCCTGATGTCGGTGGTCGAGATGCGGATATCATGCTCCAGCTCTTCGATTCTGTATTGCAACTGAGCGACCTCGCGCTCGCTCACCAGTTGCTCGTCGTAGAGGGCCTTGTAGCGCTCGTACTCTTCCTGAGAATTCTCGATCTGAGTCTTGGCCTTGGCCTCGCGGATGGCCGCTTTTTCCATCTGAAGGCGGGCCTGGGCCAATTGCTTCTGGGCCGTCTCAAGCCGGATTTGATGCTGGGTGTCGTCGAGCTTGACCAGCAGGTCGCCCTCGCGCACATAAGCGCCTTCCTGCACCAATACTCTCTTCACCAACCCGTCACCGCGGTTGACGACTTCCACCTCGCGCAAAGGCCTCAGGTTGGCGGTGGCGCTGAGAAAGGAAGAAATAGCATCGGTCTTCACCGTAGCCAGTTGCACGGGAGTGACTTGTTCAGCCTTGGCTTTCTCGGCCTCGGCTTGCTGCTGGTCGGCCGCCGAGGCATCGACTTCTGCCAAAAAGTACATTGCGCCCGCGCCCAAGGCGACGACGGCCACTACCAGCAGCAGAAGTCCATAAACTTTTTTCCGGGTGCTCATAAGTATTCTCCAGCCCTTTAGATCTATCCGAAACAACGGAAGTTCCGTTGCTCTGCTCTCCACTCTTTAAAACGGAAGCCGCAGGGGAAAGATTAACGGTTCGTACAAGTTTTTATGCTCCCGCCTCTTCAAGAGACGCGCTCGTCCCGCACCCCGCTTCGAAAACCGCTCCCACATCCAATGCTTACGACATGGGTCGGGCAAATGTTCAAATGAAGCGCCGGACGGGAGCTTTACTTAAGGGCTTGAAGGGGATTCACCCGCATGGCTCTCAGGGCCGGAAAGGCGCAGGCCAAGGCTGCGGTGAGGGTCAGGATGAGGCTGACCGCGGCAAAGGTGGGGAAGTCGAAAGAGTCCACCCCGAAGAGGAATCCCGAGAGGAGGCTGCCCGCGCCCAGCGAAGCCAGCGCCCCCAGCGCCAGTCCGGCCAAGGCCAACAGCAGTCCCTGCCCCAGCACCAACCGAATCAAGTCGCCGCGGTCCGCGCCCAGGGCCAGGCGGATGCCGAATTCCTTGCGGCGGCGGCTGACCCAGAAGGCCATCACGCCGTAGAGTCCCATGGCGGAAAGGCTCAGGGCCAGAGCGGCGAAGAGCCCCAGCAGCCAGGCACCTGCTCGGGCCGGGAAGAGGGCTACGGCCACCTGTTCCTCCATCACCCGCACTTGAAAAACAGGCAGGTTGGGGTCGATCCGGCGCACCTGGTCGCGCAGGCGGGGAGCCAGGTCGGCCCCCGATCCGGCTCGGGCCCGCAGCACGGCGGTCATGTCGTTCTGCATGAACTGGCTTTGGGCCAAGTACATAAGGGGCTTGGGGGCTTCGCCCAGACTCGACAGCTTGACGTTGCGGGCCACGCCGATGATGCGGCGCTCGGCGCCCACCGTGTTGACCACGGCCCCGATGGGATCGCGTCCCCCCAGGTAGCGCTCGGCGAAGGCTTCGTCGATGATGATGACGGGTGTGGAGTCGGCTTGATCACGGGAATCGAAATCGCGCCCCTGCACCAGTGCGATGTCCAGAGTCTCGAAGTAGCCCGGTGTGACGACGTTGTAGTCGATGGACATGCTTTCGTCCGGCGAAGGCTCATAACCGGGCACGGAAACGCCCCATTGCTGTCCTCCGAAGCCCGAGAAAGAAGGACGGTTGACCAGCGCCGCCTGAGCGACCTCGGGCAAGGCGCGAAGACGGGGCAGGAGGGTGGAGTAGAAATTGCGCGTCTCGTCTTGACTGTAGCCGTTCATGCTGGGATCGAGCGAACCCAGCAGGATGCCTTGCGTGCGGAATCCCGGCGACATTTGCTCGGCATGGCTCAAGGAGCGTAAAAAGAGCCCGGCCGAAACCATCAGCACCAGAGACAAGGCCACCTGGCCGGCCACCAGCACCTTGCCCAGGCTCCAGCGCCGTCCGCGGGCCCCAAGTTCCTCGCCCTTGAGGGCGGGCACCATGTCGGGACGGGAGGCCTGCAGGGCCGGGAAGAGTCCGAAGACGAATCCGGTCACAGCGGCCGCGGCCACGGTGAAGGCCACCACCCTCCAGTCGAGGGGAAACTGGAAGGACACGGGAATCTGCAAGGGCGGCTGCACCGAAGAGAGCAACCGTCCCGAGATCCAGGCCAAGCCGATGCCCGCTGCTCCGCCGCCCACGGCCAACAGCATGCTCTCGGTGAGCAATTGGCGGACCAGCCGCATGCGTCCCGCACCCATGGCCAGACGCACGCTGATCTCGCGGCGGCGGGCAGCGGCCCGGGCCATGAGCAGATTGGCCACGTTGGCGCAGGCGATCAGCAGCACCACTGCCACCACTCCCAGCAAGAGGGCCGAGAAGGCCTTGGCGGCTCCGCGAAACTGAGGAGGCAGGTTGGCTTCGCTCTGAGGGAGCAGCAGGGGGGTGGCGTTTTGGTTTGAGTTGGGATACTCCTGAGCCAGCCGCTGTCCTACTACGGCGGCGGCCGCCTGGGCTTGGGAAAAGCTGATCCCGTCCTGGAGACGGGCGGTGACCTGCAAGAAGCGCGATCCGCGCGCCTCCAAGCCGCTGCCTCCGGGCATAGCCTGCTCGATCATCATCAGCGGAATGTAGAAATCGGGGTCGAGGCCCAGGAACAGCCCTTTGAAACCCTTGGGCGCTATCCCCACAACCGTGTAGGGCGAGCCGTTGATGATGAGGCTTTGCCCCAGCACCGACTCATCGCCGGCGAACCTCTGCATCCAGATGCTGTAGCCCATCACCGCCACCGGATGGGTGCCGGGGGTGACGGTCTCCTCAGGCAGGTAAAAGCGTCCTTTGTGAGGACGCACTCCCAAGACCTGAAAGTAATTGCCCGAGACCAGCTCGCCCACACGCAACTCGGGCTCACCTTGCAGCGTTACGCTGAGAGGAAGCGTGCGATGAGCCGCCACGCCCTTGAAGATCTCGCTTTCGGCATTGTAGTCGCGGTAGTCGGGATAGGAATAGGAAGCGTAGGGGAAGTCCTTGGAGAGGCTGGTGTACATCTTCACCAGGCGGTGCGGCTCTTCAACCGGCAGGGGCCTGAAAAAGAAGGTGTTGATGAGGCTGAAGATGGCGCTGTTGGCGCCGATGCCCAAAGCCAAACACAACACGGCGACGGCTGTGAATCCGGGACGCTTGGCCAGCACCCTAAAAGCGAAACGAACGTCTTGCAGCAACTTTTCCATCTCTCCCCTTCTCTTTCTCCGAACGGCCTCCCACCCGCCGGCCGACAACCTGCTTCTTGAAAGGCGGCCGCTAAGCGACCTGCTCGGCCTCTTCGGCCACTTTGCCGTCGAAGAGGTGAATGTTCCGCTGTGCGTAGTCGGCGTAACGGGGATCGTGGGTCACCATGCAGATGGTGGCGCCCTCTTCGTGCAGCTCGCCCAGCAGTTCCATCACGGCGGCGCCGTTTCTGGAATCGAGGTTTCCAGTGGGCTCGTCAGCCAGCAGGATGGAGGGCCGTCCCACGAGAGCGCGAGCCACGGCCACGCGCTGCTGCTGTCCGCCCGAGAGCTGGGAGGGATAGTGCTTTTGGCGATGAGCCATTCCCACCCGCTGCAGAGCCGTCTCCACCGCGACCTTGCGCTCTGATGAAGGCATGCGCCTGTAGGTCAGGGGGAGTTCGACGTTTTCATAAACCGTCAGGTCCCCGATCAGGTTGAAGTTCTGAAAAATAAACCCGACTTCGCGGTTGCGGATGCGGGCCCGGTCGGAGAGGCTCAGGTCTTGAACTTCGGTCTGGTTGAGCCAGTACTCTCCTTCGGTGGGCGAATCCAGAAGTCCCAGAATGGACAGCAAGGTGGACTTCCCACATCCCGAAGGGCCGGTCACGGCCACGAACTCGCCTTGCTTGATTTCAAGGTGGATGCCCGAGAGGGCGTGGGTTTCAACTTCGTCGGTGTAAAACACCTTGGTGACGCTGCTCAGAAACAATAGGGGTCGCTCGCTCATAATGGATTTCTCCTCCTCATAGACAGGGTTCCGGAGACGTTAGACGGCTCATGAGGGCAAACGGTTGGTGGGGGCCATCGGCTTTCTGCAACCGCCCTCGCCCCTACTTCGCCGCCGCGCCGGTCTCTGTCAGCAAGCATTACGTGAGGCTGCAAAGAAAAGTTCACTGCTCCCGGAAAGCGAATCGGCAGCGCTGCATTTTCGTCGGCAGGACTCAGCGTCTATACTCAACCTCCGAAAGACAGGAGGAAAGAAACGATGGCCTACCGGATCGTCTATTCAGCATGGTTGAGCAGCTTGTGGTTGATGGCGTGGGCAGTTCAGGCGCCCGCGCTGCAGGCTCAAGACTCGGCCTCCAAGCCCTCCATCGCCTCTAAGACCGAGGGGATGGAGAAGATGGAGGGATTCTTCACCGTCTACTGGGACGAAGACCAGGGCAAGGCGTGGATGGAAATCGGTCCCCAGCAGATGGGGAGCGAGTTCCTCTATGTCGAGTCGCTGAGTTCCGGGCTGGGGTCGAATCCGGTGGGATTGGACCGCGGTCAACTGGGAGGCGAAAAAGTCGTTCGCTTTCAGCGCATGGGACCCAAGATACTGCTGATCCAGCCTAACTTGCGCTACCGGGCCGTGACCCAGAACCAGGCCGAGCAGAGGGCCGTGGAGCAATCCTTCGCCACCTCGGTGCTGTGGGGCGCCACGGCGGCGGCGGAAAGCGACGGCCGCCTGCTGGTCGACCTGACGCCCTTCCTGCTGCGCGACGCCCACGACGTGACAGGACGCCTGCGCCAATCGCGCCAGGGCAACTACCGCCTCGACGAGTCGCGCAGCGCCCTCAACCGGGCCCGCACCAAGAACTTTCCCGACAACAGCGAGTTCGACGTCTTGCTGACCTTCTCGACCGACGGCGACCCGGGACGCCTGGTGTCTGAAGTCACGCCCACTCCCGAGGCGGTTTCGCTGCACCAGCACTACTCTTTCATCCGCCTGCCCGACGACGGCTACCGGCCCCGCCGCCACGATCCGCGGGCGGCAACCATTTCCACCACCCTGGCCGACTACGCGGCACCCCTGGACGCACCGCTGGAAAAGCGCTGGGCCTTGCGTCACCGCCTGCACAAGAAGAACCCGGGGTCCGTGAGTTCAGAACCTGTCGAGCCGATCGTCTACTACGTCGATCCCGGTGCTCCTCCGGCCATCCGTCAGGCCCTGGTGGAGGGCGCCAGTTGGTGGAACCAGGCCTTCCAGGCGGCCGGCTACCGTAACGCCTTCCAGGTGAAGATCCTGCCCGAGGACGCCGATCCCATGGACGTCCGCTACAACGTCATCCAATGGGTCCACCGCTCCACCCGCGGATGGTCCTACGGGAGTTCGGTCAGCGATCCGCGCACGGGCGAGATTCTCAAGGGCCACGTGACGCTGGGTTCGCTGCGGGTACGGCAGGACCGCCTCATCATGGAGGGCCTGCGTCCCGAGACGGCCTCGGCCAGCACGCTCGATCCGCACTGCCGGGCGGGCCTCTTCCCCTCCCTCGAGTTTTTGGCCCAACTGGACGAAGATGCAGAGCCGGTGGACGTGGCCCTGGCCCGCATCCGCCAGCTTTCGGCCCACGAGGTGGGTCACACCCTCGGATTCGCCCACAACTTCGCCGCCAGCACCTATGCCGGACGGGCCTCGGTGATGGACTATCCCGCCCCTTTGATCAATGTGCGCGACGACGGCTCGCTCGACTTTTCCCAGGCCTACGCAGTAGGCATCGGCGAGTGGGACAAGGTGGCCGTCCGTTATGCCTACAGCCACTTCCCCGAGGAGGCCGATGAAGAGGCCGAGCTGGAGGCCATCATTCAAGAAGCCGTAGGAAACCGTTATCTCTTCATCAGCGACGCCGACGCCCGTCCGCCTTCAGCCGCCCACCCGCTGGCCAACCTCTGGGACAACGGCAGCGACCCGGTGGAGGAGCTCGATCACATAATGCGCGTCCGCCGCATCGCCCTCGACGCCTTCGGACCCGGCAACCTGGCCGAGGGAGAACCGCTGGCCCTGCTTCAGGACACCCTGGTGCCGGTTTACCTCTACCACCGCTATCAGGTCGAGGCCACCGCCAAGGTGCTGGGAGGCGCCTACTACACCTACGCTCTCAAGGGAGACGGGCAGCCGGGACTCAGTTGGGTGCCGCCCGACAGGCAGAGAAAGGCCCTGCAGGCCCTGCTGGAAACGCTGCAACCCTCGCATCTGGCCATCGATCCCTCGCTGCTGCAGCATCTGCCGCCGCTTCCGCTGGGGTACTTCGACGCCCGCGAACGATTCGACGGCCGCAGCGGACGGCTCTTCGACCCCGTGGGCGCCGCACGCATCGCCGCCGACATGACCCTCTCAGGACTGCTGCAGCATCAGCGCGCCGCGCGTCTCGAGTCCTCACACGCCATCGACCCCCAACATCCCGACCTGGGGGAAGTCCTGGACGCCGTCTTCGCCGCCACCTGGCAAGCCCAGACGCCTTCCGATCCCTGGCAGGCGCTGATCAAGCAGGAGGTCGAGCAGGCCGCCGTCGACCACGCCATCCAACTGGCCTCCCACAGCCGGGCGGCGCCCTCGGTGACGGCGGCCGCCACGGCCAAGCTGAAGGAGTGGAAGTCGGGGCTGGAGGAGTTGGCCCTGAGCGCCTCCGGACGCCGGGCAGCCCACTTCGACTATGCCTCCCAGCGCATCCAGCGCTTCCTGGACCGTCCGGCGCCGGCCGCCTCCCAGCCCGACGCCCTCTCCCCGCCCCCCGGCAGCCCCATCGGCAGCAGCGGGAACCAGTGAGCGGCGCAGGTTTGCCATGAAGACCATGCGTCTGCAGTTGCTGGGACTCGGCGGAGTGGGACGGACCCTCATGGAGCAGGTCCTGGAGAGCCGCTCCTTTCACCTGCAGCACCTCGGCTTGCGCCTCGAAATGGCGGCGATCTGCGATTCCAGCGGCACGCTCGCCGCACCCTCGGACGCGGCGCTCGAGAAGGCCATCGAATCAAAGCGGCAGGGCCGGTCTCTGGCCGACTTGAAGGGCGGCAGAAAGGATGATCCGCTGGAGCTGCTGCGGGGGCTGGCCGCCCCCGACCTGATCGCCGTCGACTGCACCGCCGGCGAGGACACCGGTCCGGCGCTGGCTGAAGCTTTGGAAAGAGGCGCCGGCGTGGTTCTGGCCAACAAAAAGCCCCTCACCGGTCCGCTCGATCTCTACCGCCGCCTCACTCCCCCCGGCGGACGCAGCCGCTGGGAATCGACGGTGGCATCAGGCGTCCCCGTCATCGCCACCCTCAACCGGCTGAGAGCCGGCAACGACCGCATCGAGCGCATCCAAGGCGCCACCAGCGGTACCCTGGGACGCCTGATGACGGGCCTGCAACAAGGCCGTCCTTTCAGCCGCCTGGTTCAGGAAGCTCATCGCCAGGGCGCCACCGAGCCCGATCCGCGCGACGACCTGGGCGGACGCGACGTGGCCCGCAAAGCCCTCATCCTGGCCCGCGGCATGGGACTCGCCCTCGACCTGGAAGACGTCCAGGTGGAAAGCCTCTACCCGGCCCACCTCGACACCCTCTCGATAGACGAGTTCCTCGACGCTCTGCAGCCTCTGGACAGCGACTACGCCCGCCGCTCCCAGGAGGCGCTAAAAAACGGCCACACGCTTCGCTACATGCTCTCCGTAACCCCCGGCGAAGTCCGCGCCGGACTCAGCGCGGTGCCGCTCGACAGTCCTCTGGCGCGACTGCGGGGAAACGACAACCT
This window harbors:
- a CDS encoding efflux RND transporter periplasmic adaptor subunit, which gives rise to MSTRKKVYGLLLLVVAVVALGAGAMYFLAEVDASAADQQQAEAEKAKAEQVTPVQLATVKTDAISSFLSATANLRPLREVEVVNRGDGLVKRVLVQEGAYVREGDLLVKLDDTQHQIRLETAQKQLAQARLQMEKAAIREAKAKTQIENSQEEYERYKALYDEQLVSEREVAQLQYRIEELEHDIRISTTDIREFESRVAELQSEINQAKLEIERTEVRAPFSGRVIERMVEPGQTKSALQPLFRLADLTPLYADVFLSEREAMQVEPSQPASVVLGAREEVKVQGRVNRIAPIVDQSTGTVKVTVEVPAASDLFKPGAFVRIDIKTDTRQQALLIPKRAVLEEDGQEYIFLVEGDLARRQNVETGYSSNGWVQIVSGVSEGQKVVTAGQGALKEGSKVKVIEG
- a CDS encoding ABC transporter permease encodes the protein MEKLLQDVRFAFRVLAKRPGFTAVAVLCLALGIGANSAIFSLINTFFFRPLPVEEPHRLVKMYTSLSKDFPYASYSYPDYRDYNAESEIFKGVAAHRTLPLSVTLQGEPELRVGELVSGNYFQVLGVRPHKGRFYLPEETVTPGTHPVAVMGYSIWMQRFAGDESVLGQSLIINGSPYTVVGIAPKGFKGLFLGLDPDFYIPLMMIEQAMPGGSGLEARGSRFLQVTARLQDGISFSQAQAAAAVVGQRLAQEYPNSNQNATPLLLPQSEANLPPQFRGAAKAFSALLLGVVAVVLLIACANVANLLMARAAARRREISVRLAMGAGRMRLVRQLLTESMLLAVGGGAAGIGLAWISGRLLSSVQPPLQIPVSFQFPLDWRVVAFTVAAAAVTGFVFGLFPALQASRPDMVPALKGEELGARGRRWSLGKVLVAGQVALSLVLMVSAGLFLRSLSHAEQMSPGFRTQGILLGSLDPSMNGYSQDETRNFYSTLLPRLRALPEVAQAALVNRPSFSGFGGQQWGVSVPGYEPSPDESMSIDYNVVTPGYFETLDIALVQGRDFDSRDQADSTPVIIIDEAFAERYLGGRDPIGAVVNTVGAERRIIGVARNVKLSSLGEAPKPLMYLAQSQFMQNDMTAVLRARAGSGADLAPRLRDQVRRIDPNLPVFQVRVMEEQVAVALFPARAGAWLLGLFAALALSLSAMGLYGVMAFWVSRRRKEFGIRLALGADRGDLIRLVLGQGLLLALAGLALGALASLGAGSLLSGFLFGVDSFDFPTFAAVSLILTLTAALACAFPALRAMRVNPLQALK
- a CDS encoding ABC transporter ATP-binding protein; this encodes MSERPLLFLSSVTKVFYTDEVETHALSGIHLEIKQGEFVAVTGPSGCGKSTLLSILGLLDSPTEGEYWLNQTEVQDLSLSDRARIRNREVGFIFQNFNLIGDLTVYENVELPLTYRRMPSSERKVAVETALQRVGMAHRQKHYPSQLSGGQQQRVAVARALVGRPSILLADEPTGNLDSRNGAAVMELLGELHEEGATICMVTHDPRYADYAQRNIHLFDGKVAEEAEQVA
- a CDS encoding zinc-dependent metalloprotease encodes the protein MAWAVQAPALQAQDSASKPSIASKTEGMEKMEGFFTVYWDEDQGKAWMEIGPQQMGSEFLYVESLSSGLGSNPVGLDRGQLGGEKVVRFQRMGPKILLIQPNLRYRAVTQNQAEQRAVEQSFATSVLWGATAAAESDGRLLVDLTPFLLRDAHDVTGRLRQSRQGNYRLDESRSALNRARTKNFPDNSEFDVLLTFSTDGDPGRLVSEVTPTPEAVSLHQHYSFIRLPDDGYRPRRHDPRAATISTTLADYAAPLDAPLEKRWALRHRLHKKNPGSVSSEPVEPIVYYVDPGAPPAIRQALVEGASWWNQAFQAAGYRNAFQVKILPEDADPMDVRYNVIQWVHRSTRGWSYGSSVSDPRTGEILKGHVTLGSLRVRQDRLIMEGLRPETASASTLDPHCRAGLFPSLEFLAQLDEDAEPVDVALARIRQLSAHEVGHTLGFAHNFAASTYAGRASVMDYPAPLINVRDDGSLDFSQAYAVGIGEWDKVAVRYAYSHFPEEADEEAELEAIIQEAVGNRYLFISDADARPPSAAHPLANLWDNGSDPVEELDHIMRVRRIALDAFGPGNLAEGEPLALLQDTLVPVYLYHRYQVEATAKVLGGAYYTYALKGDGQPGLSWVPPDRQRKALQALLETLQPSHLAIDPSLLQHLPPLPLGYFDARERFDGRSGRLFDPVGAARIAADMTLSGLLQHQRAARLESSHAIDPQHPDLGEVLDAVFAATWQAQTPSDPWQALIKQEVEQAAVDHAIQLASHSRAAPSVTAAATAKLKEWKSGLEELALSASGRRAAHFDYASQRIQRFLDRPAPAASQPDALSPPPGSPIGSSGNQ
- a CDS encoding homoserine dehydrogenase translates to MKTMRLQLLGLGGVGRTLMEQVLESRSFHLQHLGLRLEMAAICDSSGTLAAPSDAALEKAIESKRQGRSLADLKGGRKDDPLELLRGLAAPDLIAVDCTAGEDTGPALAEALERGAGVVLANKKPLTGPLDLYRRLTPPGGRSRWESTVASGVPVIATLNRLRAGNDRIERIQGATSGTLGRLMTGLQQGRPFSRLVQEAHRQGATEPDPRDDLGGRDVARKALILARGMGLALDLEDVQVESLYPAHLDTLSIDEFLDALQPLDSDYARRSQEALKNGHTLRYMLSVTPGEVRAGLSAVPLDSPLARLRGNDNLIEFHTRHYPDSPLLLQGRGNGLQATANGTLSDIIELCRPSIASW